Proteins encoded together in one Variovorax paradoxus window:
- a CDS encoding TIGR03364 family FAD-dependent oxidoreductase, producing MPGPQINNSKDSFDVIVVGAGIVGMAHAYAAAKRGLKVCVVERDAACIGASIRNFGFITITGQAPGDTWRRAMHAREVWQHIAPQAGIDIVHRNLWLAAYRSEAHDVLEAFMRTPMGQGCELLDAADAQAKAPALSLADARSVLFSPHELRVESRTAIGLLAKWLAEVHGVVFRFGETVHEVETPRVRTSRGTLRGERVVVCTNTDLHGLFADRIAAQALTLCRLQMLRVKPEAGFRLPGSVMMDLSLVRYEGYSTLPEAAALRARLQEEEAASLAHGIHLIVVQSADGSLVVGDSHHYGDAPEPFAMEEVDQLILRHLRSTLNLEAAQVTERWTGVYPSSKSAPCVIDAPDDATRVVLVTSGTGASTGFGIAHDVFETW from the coding sequence ATGCCCGGACCCCAAATCAACAACAGCAAAGACAGCTTCGACGTGATTGTCGTCGGCGCCGGCATCGTGGGCATGGCTCATGCGTATGCGGCGGCGAAGCGCGGCCTCAAGGTGTGCGTGGTCGAGCGCGACGCAGCCTGCATCGGCGCGTCGATCCGCAACTTCGGTTTCATCACCATCACAGGCCAGGCGCCGGGCGACACCTGGCGCCGCGCGATGCACGCCCGCGAGGTCTGGCAGCACATCGCGCCGCAGGCCGGTATCGACATCGTGCACCGCAACCTCTGGCTCGCGGCCTACCGCAGCGAGGCGCACGATGTGCTCGAAGCCTTCATGCGAACGCCGATGGGCCAAGGCTGCGAGCTGCTCGATGCAGCCGATGCGCAGGCCAAGGCGCCGGCGCTGAGCTTGGCCGATGCACGTTCGGTGCTGTTCAGCCCGCACGAGTTGCGCGTGGAATCGCGCACCGCCATCGGCCTGCTCGCCAAATGGCTGGCCGAAGTGCACGGCGTGGTGTTCCGCTTCGGTGAAACCGTGCACGAAGTCGAAACGCCGCGCGTGCGGACGTCGCGCGGCACCTTGCGCGGCGAGCGCGTGGTGGTGTGCACCAACACCGACCTGCACGGTCTGTTTGCCGATCGCATTGCCGCGCAGGCGCTCACGCTGTGCCGCCTGCAGATGCTGCGCGTCAAGCCGGAGGCCGGCTTTCGGCTGCCGGGCTCGGTGATGATGGACCTGAGCCTGGTGCGCTACGAGGGCTACAGCACCTTGCCCGAAGCCGCCGCCTTGCGCGCGCGGCTGCAGGAAGAGGAGGCCGCCTCGCTCGCGCACGGCATTCACCTCATCGTGGTGCAGAGCGCCGACGGTTCCTTGGTGGTCGGCGACTCGCATCACTACGGCGATGCGCCCGAGCCGTTTGCGATGGAAGAGGTCGACCAGCTCATCCTTCGCCACCTGCGCAGCACGCTCAATCTCGAAGCAGCGCAGGTCACCGAGCGGTGGACCGGCGTCTATCCCTCTTCGAAGAGCGCGCCCTGCGTGATCGATGCGCCCGACGACGCGACGCGCGTGGTGCTGGTCACCAGCGGCACCGGCGCGAGCACCGGCTTCGGCATTGCGCACGACGTCTTCGAGACATGGTGA